A single region of the candidate division WOR-3 bacterium genome encodes:
- a CDS encoding ORF6N domain-containing protein, translated as MLSHDLAALYGVSTKVFNQAVKRNAERFPPDFMFQLTWEETEASRSQIVTLNDPAPRSQNATLKRGSNIKYLPLAFTEHGAVMAATILNSPRAIEVSVFVVRAFVRLTRAAADYRQVALRLAEIEAKFASHDRNFQVVFAALRMLMQSAEPGPRKRRIGFGPDDDRTGSASDFIARDRPRDWESSGPQFVVRSLAFGIGRRPRDSGVFCCSQFGALRALQQASE; from the coding sequence ATGCTGAGTCACGACCTTGCCGCATTGTACGGCGTCTCCACCAAGGTCTTCAACCAGGCCGTCAAGCGTAACGCGGAGCGCTTTCCTCCTGACTTCATGTTTCAGCTCACTTGGGAAGAAACGGAGGCTTCAAGGTCACAAATTGTGACCTTGAACGACCCCGCTCCAAGATCGCAGAATGCGACATTGAAACGCGGCAGCAACATCAAGTATCTGCCTCTTGCATTCACGGAACACGGCGCAGTCATGGCGGCAACGATACTCAACTCGCCGCGGGCAATTGAAGTGAGCGTCTTCGTAGTTCGCGCCTTCGTGCGGCTCACCCGTGCCGCCGCGGACTATCGCCAGGTGGCGCTGAGACTGGCGGAGATCGAGGCGAAGTTCGCGTCCCATGACAGAAACTTCCAGGTCGTCTTCGCCGCCCTGCGCATGCTCATGCAGTCTGCAGAGCCCGGTCCCAGGAAGCGCCGGATAGGATTCGGTCCGGACGACGACCGAACCGGGTCTGCGTCGGACTTCATCGCCCGCGACCGTCCCCGCGACTGGGAATCATCAGGACCTCAATTCGTCGTTCGGAGTTTGGCGTTCGGAATTGGGAGGCGGCCCCGCGACTCAGGAGTCTTCTGCTGCTCCCAATTCGGCGCGCTGCGAGCGCTTCAGCAGGCGTCGGAGTAG
- a CDS encoding DUF4268 domain-containing protein: MSNDKLGRLEKVDLRKVWKEESGQFTPWLAQEENLRLLGETLGMQLELVQQEKAVGRFMADILCKDLSNDSWVVIENQLARTDHSHLGQILTYAAGLEAATMIWIAPEFTEEHRAALDWLNEHTDEKTSFLGLEVELWRIGNSPPAPKFSIVAKPNDWSRVVRADAERAGMTEYRRTQLEFWTKYREYMTSSKSRVPCQPPAARHWLNHNVGWPGMWLSSITSYWDSESGKAGPEIRVDLYMSGSSAKRHFAQLNEQREDIERELGLQLVWYNPEDKQACRIYTRRAADVMDRTTWPQQFEWLRKNVELFYKVFAPRVKKLGTEETT; encoded by the coding sequence GTGAGCAACGACAAGCTGGGGCGACTGGAGAAGGTAGACCTTCGCAAGGTCTGGAAAGAGGAGTCCGGGCAGTTTACGCCGTGGCTGGCCCAAGAGGAGAATCTGCGCCTGCTGGGCGAGACGCTGGGGATGCAGCTTGAGTTGGTGCAGCAGGAGAAAGCGGTAGGCAGGTTCATGGCCGATATCTTGTGCAAGGACTTGTCCAATGACTCATGGGTGGTGATAGAGAACCAACTGGCGCGCACCGACCATTCCCACCTTGGTCAGATACTAACATACGCTGCCGGACTCGAGGCGGCGACGATGATCTGGATTGCCCCGGAGTTCACCGAGGAGCATCGCGCGGCTCTGGACTGGCTCAACGAGCACACGGACGAGAAGACCTCATTCCTGGGTCTGGAGGTCGAACTCTGGAGGATCGGCAACTCACCTCCTGCCCCGAAGTTCAGCATCGTGGCCAAGCCCAACGACTGGAGCAGGGTAGTCCGTGCAGACGCAGAGCGGGCCGGGATGACCGAGTACCGGCGGACGCAGTTGGAGTTCTGGACCAAGTATCGTGAGTACATGACATCGTCCAAGAGCAGGGTTCCATGCCAACCGCCCGCGGCGAGACACTGGCTCAATCACAACGTCGGCTGGCCGGGAATGTGGCTCTCGTCGATTACGTCATACTGGGATTCAGAGAGTGGCAAGGCGGGCCCAGAGATTCGGGTCGACCTTTACATGAGCGGCAGCAGCGCGAAAAGGCACTTCGCTCAGCTCAATGAGCAGCGCGAGGACATCGAGCGTGAGCTCGGCCTACAGCTAGTCTGGTACAATCCAGAGGACAAGCAGGCGTGCCGCATCTACACGCGACGGGCAGCGGACGTCATGGATCGGACCACGTGGCCACAGCAGTTCGAGTGGCTCAGAAAGAACGTTGAGCTGTTCTACAAGGTCTTCGCCCCGCGCGTCAAGAAGCTGGGGACAGAGGAGACAACATGA